One Microvirga mediterraneensis genomic window carries:
- a CDS encoding bifunctional enoyl-CoA hydratase/phosphate acetyltransferase: MNDTSPAGEPVDTLSNRTFDEIAIGDTAVIERTLTADDIRALALLSGVTDPLRQDADQPTAAFLHGMVAHGMWGGALLSAVVGTRLPGPGTTYLGETLQFLSPVQSGDTLALKVEVTARDPRTRQLRLACHCTNQNGDRVIEGSVDVIAPAEKVTWSRSALPEVKLTIQSSGMGRLLDHARLLGTIKVAIVHPCDEVSLSAVIEARAAGLIDPVLVAPRSRLESVATSAGIDLSGMSIEDVPHSHAAAQRAVELASSGTVEALMKGSLHTDELMGAVVASGSGLRTKRRVSHCFVMQTPAYPRPFIVTDAAVNIAPSLPEKMDIVQNAIELAHVLGVKQPRVAILAAVETVSPRMQATLDAAALCKMADRGQITGGVVDGPLAFDNAVSAAAAKIKGIVSPVAGQADILVVPDLESGNMLAKQLEYLGNADSAGIALGAKVPIILTSRADGRDSRLASCALAVLLAHHYRVSPP; this comes from the coding sequence ATGAATGATACCTCCCCTGCCGGCGAGCCCGTGGACACGCTGAGCAACAGGACGTTCGACGAAATCGCGATCGGCGACACCGCCGTGATCGAGCGCACCCTCACCGCTGACGACATCCGGGCTCTTGCCCTGCTTTCCGGCGTAACCGACCCGCTCCGGCAGGACGCCGATCAACCTACTGCCGCGTTTCTCCATGGCATGGTCGCCCACGGCATGTGGGGCGGCGCCCTCCTGTCGGCCGTCGTGGGGACGCGCTTGCCAGGACCCGGAACGACCTATCTGGGCGAGACGCTTCAGTTTCTCTCGCCGGTCCAGTCCGGCGATACCCTGGCCCTCAAGGTCGAGGTGACGGCACGTGATCCCAGGACCCGGCAACTTCGGCTCGCCTGTCACTGCACGAACCAGAACGGCGATCGCGTGATCGAGGGCTCGGTCGACGTCATCGCCCCGGCAGAGAAGGTCACCTGGTCCCGCAGCGCCCTACCCGAAGTCAAGCTCACGATTCAGAGTTCAGGCATGGGGCGGCTTCTGGATCATGCTCGCCTGCTGGGGACCATAAAGGTCGCCATCGTCCATCCGTGCGACGAGGTGAGCCTCTCCGCTGTGATCGAGGCCCGCGCCGCCGGCCTGATCGACCCGGTCCTCGTGGCGCCGCGGTCCCGCCTCGAGAGCGTCGCCACGTCGGCAGGCATCGACCTCTCCGGCATGAGCATCGAGGACGTGCCGCATAGCCATGCCGCAGCCCAACGGGCGGTCGAACTGGCCTCGTCCGGTACTGTCGAAGCTCTCATGAAGGGGAGCCTCCATACCGACGAGCTGATGGGAGCCGTGGTGGCCTCGGGCAGCGGGCTTCGCACCAAGCGGCGCGTCAGCCACTGCTTCGTCATGCAGACCCCGGCCTATCCGCGCCCGTTCATCGTTACCGATGCCGCCGTCAACATCGCCCCGTCGCTGCCGGAGAAGATGGATATCGTCCAGAACGCCATCGAGTTGGCGCATGTTCTCGGCGTGAAGCAGCCCCGCGTCGCCATCCTGGCCGCCGTGGAGACCGTCTCCCCCCGGATGCAGGCGACGCTCGACGCGGCGGCCCTGTGCAAGATGGCGGATCGCGGCCAGATCACGGGCGGCGTGGTGGACGGACCGCTGGCTTTCGACAATGCCGTCTCCGCCGCTGCGGCAAAGATCAAAGGCATCGTCTCGCCCGTGGCGGGCCAAGCCGACATCCTGGTCGTGCCCGATCTCGAAAGCGGCAACATGCTCGCCAAGCAGCTCGAGTATCTCGGGAATGCCGATTCTGCCGGCATCGCTCTCGGCGCCAAGGTGCCGATCATTCTGACCAGCCGCGCCGACGGGCGCGATTCCCGCTTGGCGTCCTGCGCCCTCGCCGTGCTGCTGGCCCATCACTACCGAGTGAGCCCTCCATGA
- the ftsH gene encoding ATP-dependent zinc metalloprotease FtsH, with protein sequence MEPNARKQQWTLWYIFAAFLGVLLIQQFWTTYRQVETIPYSQFEQLVADGKVAQVTIGQDTITGALKEPTAEGRSYFAAARVDPTLAEKLAAKGVTVTGAPSGGIISTILSWILPAFAFYLLWSFLFRRVAERQGLGGLMSIGKSKAKVYVETDTKVTFADVAGADEAKFELQEVVNFLKNPKSYGRLGARLPKGILLVGPPGTGKTLMARAVAGEAGVAFFSISGSEFVEMFVGVGAARVRDLFEQARKASPCIIFIDELDALGRSRAAGNITGGYDEKEQTLNQLLAELDGFDPSSGVILLAATNRPEVLDPALLRPGRFDRQVLIDRPDRKGRVDILKVHVRKIQLSPSVNLDDIAGLTTGFTGADLANLVNEAAIIATRRNAQDVSFDDFTAAIERIVAGLEKKSRVLNPEEKRRVAYHEMGHALVAASLSGVDPVLKVSIIPRGVGALGYTIQRPTEDRFLLSQSDLQNRIAVLMGGRAAESLIFAGEISTGAADDLQRATAVAFEMVTRYGMAGATGQRTYLPPQQPFLGAPSIERPNASEETLREIDVESRNLVDQAFERALAILRDRMSDLEAGAMLLLKKETITVDDFPALRQPDESTPDRVAQSDRRGTGARSEEGLQPAASMPRA encoded by the coding sequence ATGGAGCCGAACGCGCGCAAGCAGCAGTGGACCCTCTGGTATATCTTCGCGGCGTTTCTCGGTGTCCTGCTGATCCAGCAGTTCTGGACGACGTACCGGCAGGTCGAGACCATCCCCTACAGCCAGTTCGAGCAGCTTGTTGCCGACGGCAAGGTCGCCCAGGTCACGATCGGGCAGGACACCATCACGGGCGCCCTCAAGGAGCCAACGGCGGAAGGCCGCTCCTACTTTGCGGCGGCCCGGGTCGACCCGACGCTGGCCGAGAAGCTCGCCGCCAAGGGCGTCACGGTTACGGGTGCTCCCTCCGGCGGCATCATCTCGACGATCCTGTCGTGGATTCTGCCGGCCTTTGCCTTCTATCTCCTGTGGTCGTTCCTGTTCCGCCGGGTGGCCGAGCGCCAGGGGCTCGGCGGCCTCATGTCGATCGGCAAGTCGAAGGCCAAGGTCTATGTCGAGACCGACACCAAGGTGACCTTCGCGGATGTCGCCGGGGCCGATGAAGCCAAGTTCGAGCTGCAGGAGGTGGTCAACTTCCTCAAGAACCCGAAGTCCTACGGCCGTCTCGGGGCCCGGTTGCCCAAGGGCATCCTCCTGGTGGGCCCTCCCGGCACTGGCAAGACCCTGATGGCCCGCGCCGTTGCTGGCGAGGCTGGCGTTGCGTTCTTCTCGATCTCCGGCTCGGAGTTCGTCGAGATGTTCGTCGGCGTCGGAGCGGCGCGGGTCCGGGACCTGTTCGAGCAGGCTCGGAAGGCTTCGCCCTGCATCATCTTCATCGATGAGCTCGATGCGCTCGGCCGCAGCCGCGCCGCCGGCAACATCACGGGTGGGTACGACGAGAAGGAGCAGACGCTCAATCAGCTCCTGGCCGAGCTCGACGGCTTCGATCCGTCGAGCGGCGTGATCCTGCTCGCGGCGACGAACCGGCCCGAGGTGCTCGATCCCGCCCTCCTCCGGCCAGGTCGCTTCGACCGGCAGGTTCTCATTGACAGGCCCGACCGCAAGGGCCGCGTGGATATTCTGAAGGTTCACGTGCGCAAAATTCAACTCTCACCGAGTGTGAACCTCGACGACATCGCTGGCCTGACAACGGGCTTCACCGGCGCCGACTTGGCCAACCTCGTCAACGAGGCGGCGATCATCGCAACCCGCCGCAACGCCCAGGATGTCTCCTTCGACGACTTCACCGCCGCCATCGAGCGCATCGTCGCCGGCCTGGAGAAGAAGAGCCGCGTTCTCAATCCGGAGGAGAAGCGCCGGGTGGCCTATCACGAGATGGGCCATGCCCTGGTCGCTGCGAGCCTCTCCGGAGTCGACCCCGTGCTCAAGGTCTCGATCATCCCGCGCGGCGTCGGGGCGCTTGGCTACACCATCCAGCGCCCGACGGAGGACCGCTTTCTCCTCTCGCAGAGCGATCTGCAGAACCGCATCGCCGTGCTCATGGGCGGGCGCGCCGCCGAGTCCCTGATCTTCGCAGGCGAAATCTCGACCGGAGCCGCAGATGACCTGCAGCGGGCGACGGCGGTCGCCTTCGAGATGGTGACGCGCTACGGCATGGCGGGCGCCACCGGGCAGCGCACCTACCTCCCCCCGCAACAGCCCTTCTTAGGCGCGCCATCGATCGAGAGGCCGAACGCGTCCGAGGAAACCCTGCGCGAGATCGACGTCGAAAGCCGTAATCTTGTCGATCAGGCGTTCGAGCGCGCCCTGGCCATTCTTCGCGACCGGATGAGCGATCTGGAGGCCGGGGCAATGCTGCTCCTGAAGAAGGAAACCATCACGGTTGACGATTTCCCGGCGCTCCGGCAACCTGATGAATCCACTCCCGACAGAGTGGCTCAATCCGATCGCCGCGGAACAGGAGCCAGGAGTGAAGAGGGCCTTCAGCCCGCGGCTTCTATGCCGCGGGCATAG
- a CDS encoding CreA family protein, producing the protein MNRVLSAAVLTVAGMISIPAQAEVVGKVRTDWVGNDIVIEAIQDPKVQGVTCHLTYFERSLIDRLQQGNWFEDPSNSAIACQTTGPVTIGEIDLDRNGEEVFNEGRSLIFKKLVVNRIYDRQNNTLVYLAHTRQVQQGSAKMSISTVPLYSVQATWTKGRPQ; encoded by the coding sequence ATGAATCGAGTTCTTTCTGCGGCAGTCCTCACGGTTGCGGGCATGATCAGCATTCCGGCCCAGGCCGAGGTCGTCGGGAAGGTGAGAACCGACTGGGTCGGGAATGACATCGTTATCGAAGCCATCCAGGACCCCAAGGTGCAAGGCGTGACCTGCCACCTGACCTATTTCGAACGCAGTCTGATTGACAGATTGCAACAGGGGAACTGGTTCGAGGACCCCTCGAACTCGGCGATTGCTTGCCAGACGACCGGTCCCGTCACCATCGGCGAGATCGATCTCGACCGCAACGGCGAGGAGGTCTTCAACGAGGGTCGAAGCCTGATTTTCAAGAAGCTGGTCGTCAACCGCATCTACGACCGGCAGAACAATACTCTGGTCTATCTCGCCCATACCCGTCAGGTGCAGCAGGGCAGTGCCAAGATGTCGATCTCGACTGTGCCGCTCTACAGCGTGCAGGCGACCTGGACCAAGGGCCGCCCGCAGTAG
- a CDS encoding ABC transporter permease, with the protein MRWANIFNLGIKELRSLARDPMMLFLVVYSFTAAVYTAATAMPETLNRAPIAIVDEDRSPLSARLVGAFYPPSFVAPKLITAAEMDARMDAGLDTFALDIPPNFQRDVLAGRQPTIQLNVDATRMSQAFTGSGYIQQIVGGEVNAFAQRYRAAQVLPVDLALRARFNPELNKGWFGAVIQVINQVTMLSIILTGAALIREREHGTIEHLLVMPVTPAEIMTGKIWSMALVVLAACAFSLAFVVQGLLSVPIEGSVALFLAGAALHLFATTSMGIFMGTVARSMPQFGMLLILVLIPMQMLSGGMTPRESMPELVQYVMLAAPTTHFISLAQGILYRGAGLDVVWPQFLALAAIGAVLFSLSLARFRTTITDMA; encoded by the coding sequence ATGCGGTGGGCCAATATCTTCAATCTCGGCATCAAGGAACTGCGCAGTCTCGCCCGCGATCCGATGATGCTGTTTCTTGTCGTCTATTCCTTCACCGCAGCCGTCTACACCGCCGCCACCGCGATGCCCGAGACACTCAACCGGGCGCCGATCGCCATCGTCGACGAGGATCGCTCACCGCTCTCGGCCCGCCTCGTCGGGGCGTTCTACCCGCCGTCTTTCGTCGCGCCGAAACTGATCACCGCGGCCGAGATGGACGCCCGGATGGACGCGGGGCTGGATACCTTCGCGCTCGACATTCCGCCCAACTTCCAGCGGGACGTCCTGGCCGGCCGCCAACCCACGATTCAGCTCAATGTGGATGCGACCCGCATGAGCCAGGCCTTCACCGGAAGCGGCTATATCCAGCAGATCGTCGGCGGCGAGGTGAATGCGTTCGCTCAACGCTATCGCGCGGCGCAGGTCCTGCCGGTCGATCTCGCGCTGCGGGCACGGTTCAACCCCGAGCTGAACAAGGGCTGGTTCGGCGCGGTGATCCAGGTCATCAACCAGGTCACGATGCTGTCGATCATCCTGACCGGGGCGGCGCTGATCCGCGAGCGGGAGCACGGCACCATCGAGCATCTGCTGGTGATGCCGGTCACGCCAGCCGAGATCATGACCGGGAAAATCTGGTCCATGGCCCTGGTGGTTCTCGCCGCCTGCGCCTTCTCCCTCGCGTTTGTCGTCCAAGGGCTGCTGTCAGTTCCGATCGAAGGCTCGGTCGCGCTGTTCCTGGCTGGTGCGGCCCTGCACCTGTTCGCCACTACGTCTATGGGCATCTTCATGGGAACGGTGGCCCGCTCCATGCCGCAGTTCGGCATGCTGCTGATTCTGGTCCTGATTCCGATGCAGATGCTCTCGGGCGGCATGACGCCGCGCGAGAGCATGCCGGAGCTGGTTCAGTATGTGATGCTCGCGGCGCCGACAACACACTTCATCTCGTTGGCCCAAGGAATCCTGTACCGCGGGGCGGGTCTGGACGTGGTCTGGCCGCAGTTTCTCGCGTTGGCGGCCATTGGGGCTGTCCTGTTCAGCCTCTCATTGGCAAGGTTCCGGACGACCATCACCGACATGGCTTAA
- the adhP gene encoding alcohol dehydrogenase AdhP encodes MTTMMKAALVREFGRPLAIEEVPVPEPRPDQILVRIAATGVCHTDLHAARGDWPVKPKPPFIPGHEGVGIVAAVGRDVKRVREGDRVGIPWLHTACGYCPHCRTGWETLCGSQQNTGYSVNGSFAEYAVADPNYVGRLPDTLDFGPAAPVLCAGVTVYKGLKETEVKPGEWVVISGIGGLGHMAVQYAKAMGMRVAAIDVHPEKLKLARTLGAEIAINAREADPVHELQKTIGGAHGVLVTAVSPAAFEQAFGVLRPHGTMALVGLPPGKFAMPIFDTVLKRITVRGSIVGTRQDLEEALDFAGQGAVAAHFSWDKLENINQIFERMEAGQIDGRIVLQMQ; translated from the coding sequence ATGACCACGATGATGAAGGCAGCCCTGGTTAGGGAGTTCGGACGACCGCTGGCGATCGAGGAGGTGCCGGTGCCCGAGCCACGCCCCGATCAGATCCTCGTTCGCATCGCGGCCACCGGTGTGTGCCACACCGATCTTCATGCGGCCCGCGGCGACTGGCCGGTCAAGCCCAAACCGCCGTTCATTCCAGGTCATGAGGGCGTCGGCATCGTGGCGGCGGTCGGTCGTGACGTGAAGCGCGTCCGGGAAGGGGATCGGGTCGGTATTCCATGGCTGCATACGGCCTGCGGCTACTGCCCCCATTGCCGCACTGGGTGGGAAACCCTGTGTGGTTCGCAGCAGAACACGGGCTATTCCGTCAACGGCAGCTTCGCCGAATACGCGGTGGCCGACCCGAACTATGTCGGCCGCCTGCCGGACACCCTCGACTTCGGCCCGGCGGCGCCCGTGCTCTGCGCCGGGGTCACCGTTTACAAGGGCCTGAAGGAGACCGAAGTGAAGCCCGGCGAATGGGTGGTGATCTCTGGCATCGGCGGCCTTGGCCACATGGCCGTGCAATATGCCAAAGCCATGGGCATGCGGGTGGCGGCCATTGATGTTCATCCCGAGAAGCTCAAGCTCGCCAGGACGCTCGGGGCCGAGATCGCGATCAACGCTCGTGAGGCGGATCCGGTGCACGAGCTACAGAAGACCATTGGCGGAGCCCATGGCGTGCTCGTCACCGCCGTGTCGCCCGCGGCCTTCGAGCAGGCCTTCGGTGTGTTGCGCCCCCACGGCACCATGGCGCTGGTCGGCCTACCACCCGGCAAGTTCGCCATGCCGATCTTCGACACGGTCTTGAAGCGCATCACGGTGCGCGGGTCCATTGTCGGCACGCGTCAGGACCTCGAAGAAGCGCTGGATTTTGCCGGTCAGGGTGCGGTCGCGGCCCACTTCTCGTGGGACAAGCTCGAGAACATCAATCAGATCTTCGAGCGCATGGAAGCCGGCCAGATCGACGGGCGGATCGTCCTGCAAATGCAATGA
- the rbbA gene encoding ribosome-associated ATPase/putative transporter RbbA: MAEPMNRAAPISAAPTSVAHLRAISLVYGKTRALDDVNLDIPAGCMVGLIGPDGVGKSSLLSLIAGARALQTGSVEVLGGDMAKALHRQDVCPRIAYMPQGLGKNLYPTLSVFENLEFFGRLFGQDRAERKRRIADLVESTGLAPFVDRPAGKLSGGMKQKLGLCCALIHDPDLLILDEPTTGVDPLSRRQFWELIDRIRAGRPGMSVVVATAYMEEAARFDWLVAMDEGRVLATGTPGDLLKRTGTTALEEAFIALMPEEKRQGHRAVTIVPRSGSETEIAIRAKDLTMRFGDFVAVDHVSFEIPRGEIFGFLGSNGCGKTTTMKMLTGLLPASEGEAWLFGQPVNAQDIESRRHVGYMSQAFSLYTELTVRQNLELHARLFQVPEEVIPGRIERMAGRFDLGDVMDLLPDRLPLGQRQRLSLAVAMIHEPAMLILDEPTSGVDPIARDAFWQIMIDLARRDSVTIFISTHFMNEAERCDRISLMHAGRVLVSETPQALVEKRGVRTLEEAFISYLEDAVAETQAGAAPMAQEKALPRQPEPVVPVGHSGQKAAGRFFNPRRMFSYMMLEALELRRDPIRATLALLGSILLMFIMGYGISMDVEDLSFAVLDRDQTTVSRDYTLNLAGSRYFIEHAPITDYDDLDRRMRAGELTLALEIPPGFGRDIARGRQVQIGAWIDGAMPMRAETVSGYVQGMHSQWLASKIEAASPVTIETRFRYNPDVESLKAMVPAVIPILLLLIPAMLAALSVVREKELGSVVNLYVTPVTKLEFLLGKQLPYVGLAMLNFLLLTVLAVTAFGVPLTGSVLTLALGAVAYTYAATAMGLLMSSFMRSQIAAIFGTAIATLIPAAQYSGMIDPVSSLEGVGAFIGRIYPTTHFLTISRGTFSKGLGFWDLQASFWPLLIAMPVLIGASVMLLRKQET; the protein is encoded by the coding sequence ATGGCAGAACCAATGAACCGCGCCGCACCGATCAGTGCCGCGCCGACGTCCGTCGCCCATCTGCGGGCCATCAGCCTGGTCTACGGCAAGACACGGGCTCTCGACGACGTGAATCTCGACATCCCGGCTGGCTGCATGGTGGGCCTGATCGGCCCCGATGGCGTCGGCAAATCCAGCCTCCTTTCCTTGATCGCAGGCGCGCGGGCGCTCCAGACAGGCAGTGTCGAGGTGCTCGGCGGCGACATGGCCAAGGCGCTGCATCGGCAGGATGTCTGCCCCCGCATCGCCTACATGCCGCAGGGCCTCGGCAAAAACCTCTATCCGACGCTCTCGGTTTTCGAGAACCTCGAGTTCTTCGGCCGTCTCTTCGGCCAGGACCGGGCGGAGCGGAAACGCCGTATCGCCGATCTGGTCGAGAGCACCGGTCTGGCGCCCTTCGTCGACCGGCCCGCCGGCAAGCTGTCCGGCGGCATGAAGCAGAAGCTCGGTCTCTGCTGTGCGCTCATTCACGATCCGGACCTGCTGATCCTCGATGAGCCGACGACGGGCGTGGACCCGCTCTCGCGGCGCCAGTTCTGGGAGCTGATCGACCGCATCCGGGCGGGCCGGCCCGGCATGAGCGTGGTGGTCGCCACCGCCTACATGGAGGAGGCCGCCCGCTTCGACTGGCTCGTGGCCATGGACGAGGGACGGGTGCTCGCCACCGGCACCCCAGGGGATCTGCTCAAGCGCACCGGGACCACGGCGCTCGAGGAGGCTTTCATTGCCCTGATGCCCGAGGAGAAGCGCCAGGGTCACAGGGCCGTGACGATCGTTCCGCGCTCGGGCAGCGAGACCGAGATCGCCATCAGGGCCAAGGATCTGACCATGCGCTTCGGCGACTTCGTGGCCGTCGATCATGTCAGCTTCGAAATCCCGCGCGGCGAGATCTTTGGCTTTCTCGGGTCGAATGGCTGCGGCAAGACCACGACCATGAAGATGCTGACGGGCCTGCTGCCGGCGAGCGAGGGAGAGGCTTGGCTGTTCGGGCAGCCCGTCAACGCTCAGGACATCGAATCCAGGCGGCATGTCGGCTACATGTCGCAGGCGTTCTCCCTCTACACGGAGCTGACCGTCCGCCAGAACCTGGAGCTGCACGCCCGCCTGTTCCAGGTGCCCGAGGAGGTCATTCCCGGCCGGATCGAGAGGATGGCGGGCCGCTTCGATCTCGGCGACGTCATGGACCTGCTGCCGGACAGGCTCCCGCTCGGGCAGCGCCAGAGGCTGTCCCTCGCGGTCGCGATGATTCACGAGCCCGCGATGCTGATCCTGGACGAGCCGACCTCCGGCGTCGACCCGATCGCCCGCGACGCCTTCTGGCAGATCATGATCGACCTTGCCCGCAGGGACAGCGTGACGATCTTCATCTCGACGCACTTCATGAACGAGGCCGAGCGTTGCGACCGGATCTCGCTGATGCATGCCGGACGCGTTCTCGTCAGCGAGACGCCTCAAGCCTTGGTCGAGAAGCGTGGGGTGAGGACGCTGGAGGAGGCGTTCATCAGCTACCTTGAGGATGCCGTCGCCGAAACTCAGGCAGGCGCTGCGCCGATGGCGCAGGAAAAGGCCCTGCCGAGGCAACCGGAACCGGTCGTCCCAGTCGGCCACTCCGGCCAGAAGGCGGCAGGGCGGTTTTTCAATCCCCGCCGCATGTTCAGCTACATGATGCTCGAGGCGCTTGAGCTCCGCCGTGATCCGATCCGGGCCACGCTGGCGCTTCTCGGCAGCATCCTTCTCATGTTCATCATGGGCTACGGCATCAGCATGGACGTCGAGGATCTCTCCTTCGCCGTTCTGGACCGGGACCAGACCACGGTCAGCCGCGACTACACGCTCAATCTCGCCGGATCTCGCTACTTCATCGAGCATGCGCCGATTACGGATTACGACGATCTCGATCGGCGCATGCGCGCAGGCGAACTCACCCTGGCTCTCGAGATCCCGCCCGGCTTCGGACGCGACATCGCGCGGGGACGGCAGGTTCAGATTGGAGCCTGGATCGACGGCGCCATGCCGATGCGAGCCGAAACCGTCAGTGGATACGTGCAGGGCATGCATAGCCAATGGCTGGCCTCGAAGATCGAAGCGGCAAGTCCCGTGACCATCGAGACCCGCTTCCGCTACAACCCCGATGTTGAGAGTTTGAAGGCCATGGTGCCGGCGGTCATCCCGATCCTGTTACTGTTGATCCCGGCCATGCTCGCTGCCCTCAGCGTCGTGAGGGAGAAGGAGCTCGGCTCGGTCGTGAACCTCTACGTCACGCCCGTCACCAAGCTGGAATTCCTGCTCGGCAAGCAGCTGCCCTATGTCGGGCTGGCCATGCTCAACTTCCTGCTGCTGACCGTGCTGGCGGTCACGGCCTTCGGCGTGCCGCTCACCGGCAGCGTCCTGACGCTCGCGCTGGGGGCCGTGGCCTATACGTATGCGGCGACCGCCATGGGCCTGCTCATGTCGTCCTTCATGCGCAGCCAGATCGCGGCGATCTTCGGTACCGCCATCGCGACTCTCATCCCAGCGGCACAGTATTCTGGCATGATTGATCCGGTTTCCTCGCTAGAGGGAGTGGGGGCGTTCATCGGACGGATCTATCCGACCACCCATTTCCTGACCATCTCGCGTGGCACCTTCTCGAAGGGCTTGGGGTTCTGGGATCTGCAGGCCTCCTTCTGGCCTCTGCTGATCGCCATGCCGGTGCTCATCGGGGCAAGCGTGATGCTCCTGAGGAAGCAGGAGACCTGA
- a CDS encoding HlyD family secretion protein, whose amino-acid sequence MKKPNRWLFRIGAVMVAAAVLYALWQFLQPEGLPDGLASGNGRIEAVEIDVATKTAGRIEDILVNEGDFITAGQILARMDTEVLQAQLKQAEAQKQQAVVSIETARHQVVQRQAERQAATSLVAQREAERDAAQKQFARSEELASRGTTSQQVLDTDRAKFESANAAVSAAQAQVAAADAAIATAEAQVINAQAAVDAAAATIESIQANIRDSTLRSPRDGRVQFRVAQPGEVLGAGGRVLNMVDLSDVYMTFFLPTESAGRVRIGSEVRLVLDAVPQYVIPAKASFVADVAQFTPKTVETASERQKLMFRVKAQIPPELLKKYIRDVKTGLPGVAYVRIEEGMEWPSSLQNLVPWQNQ is encoded by the coding sequence ATGAAGAAACCGAACCGTTGGCTGTTCAGGATCGGGGCCGTTATGGTTGCCGCCGCTGTTTTGTACGCGCTGTGGCAGTTCCTCCAGCCAGAAGGCTTGCCTGACGGCTTGGCCAGCGGCAACGGCCGGATCGAGGCGGTCGAGATCGACGTCGCCACCAAGACGGCGGGCCGGATCGAGGACATCCTGGTCAACGAAGGCGATTTCATCACGGCAGGCCAGATCCTCGCTCGGATGGACACCGAAGTGCTTCAGGCCCAGCTCAAGCAGGCCGAGGCGCAGAAGCAGCAGGCGGTCGTCAGCATCGAGACCGCCCGCCATCAGGTGGTCCAGCGCCAAGCCGAGCGGCAGGCGGCCACCTCCCTTGTCGCCCAGCGCGAGGCCGAGCGGGACGCTGCCCAGAAACAGTTCGCCCGATCCGAGGAGCTCGCGTCGCGAGGAACGACGTCGCAACAGGTTCTCGACACCGACCGGGCCAAGTTCGAGAGCGCAAACGCGGCTGTCAGCGCGGCGCAAGCCCAGGTCGCGGCGGCCGATGCGGCCATCGCCACGGCGGAGGCGCAGGTGATCAATGCCCAGGCGGCGGTCGATGCCGCCGCGGCCACCATCGAGAGCATCCAGGCTAACATCAGGGACAGCACCCTCCGGTCGCCCCGGGACGGGCGCGTGCAGTTCCGGGTGGCGCAGCCTGGCGAGGTGCTCGGGGCAGGCGGACGTGTGCTGAACATGGTCGACCTCAGCGACGTCTACATGACCTTCTTCCTGCCCACGGAGAGTGCGGGCAGAGTCAGGATCGGAAGCGAGGTGCGGCTCGTTCTCGACGCCGTGCCTCAATACGTCATTCCGGCCAAAGCCTCGTTCGTGGCCGATGTCGCCCAGTTCACGCCCAAGACGGTCGAAACGGCCAGCGAGCGGCAGAAGCTGATGTTCCGGGTCAAGGCACAGATCCCGCCCGAGTTGCTGAAGAAATACATCCGTGACGTGAAGACCGGCCTGCCAGGTGTGGCTTATGTGAGGATTGAAGAAGGAATGGAATGGCCGTCCAGCCTGCAGAACCTCGTGCCATGGCAGAACCAATGA